One Curtobacterium sp. MCLR17_032 genomic window carries:
- a CDS encoding glycosyltransferase family 2 protein, which translates to MTHTTLVVVPVYGDLESLLRCVDGLLEHLDTTVHRVLLVNDCGPDADAIERALLDRIGERPGFRYERNDHNLGFVGTCNRAVTELDTGGDAVLLLNSDAVPTAGFLDAMLAVLDEEHTGVVTARSDNATIASIPYRLTNRGAARTEARTRTVWGALAPLLPVSQVMPVAMGFCFLTRRELVTEHGLFDEAFAPGYGEENDYCLRLAEHGWLAKIANGALVLHAGGKSFSGNRTALRAAHQRELERRYPFLPDAVAAYQRHGMTATERFADALVPSGSAPRLAVDLRHVADPGALVAEVDAAFADGFAVEARLPAGTSAPATWTVATEEASPDDLVTVAVLVDPTPAEVVVANRRALHLVVVRSAPPAVPWSSRAHRTGADTVAAVVDRFAEVVAPGGLAAARAGVDARVAAPLADRSAALEERWATLLPLDVTAADVAADRASDEVARLRRELDELRGSRSFRTGQAIAKVAARLPGRR; encoded by the coding sequence ATGACCCACACCACCCTCGTCGTCGTCCCCGTGTACGGCGACCTCGAGTCGCTGCTGCGCTGCGTGGACGGCCTGCTCGAACACCTCGACACCACGGTGCACCGGGTGCTCCTCGTCAACGACTGCGGCCCGGACGCGGACGCCATCGAACGCGCCCTGCTGGACCGCATCGGCGAGCGCCCCGGGTTCCGGTACGAGCGCAATGATCACAACCTGGGCTTCGTCGGCACGTGCAACCGTGCGGTGACGGAGCTCGACACGGGTGGTGACGCGGTCCTGCTGCTCAACAGCGACGCGGTGCCGACCGCGGGGTTCCTCGACGCGATGCTCGCGGTCCTCGACGAGGAGCACACCGGTGTCGTCACGGCCCGGAGTGACAACGCGACGATCGCGAGCATCCCCTACCGTCTGACGAACCGTGGCGCTGCCCGCACCGAGGCCCGCACGCGCACGGTCTGGGGTGCGCTGGCCCCGCTGTTGCCGGTGTCGCAGGTGATGCCGGTCGCGATGGGGTTCTGCTTCCTGACCCGTCGCGAGCTGGTCACCGAGCACGGGCTCTTCGACGAGGCGTTCGCCCCCGGGTACGGCGAGGAGAACGACTACTGCCTGCGCCTCGCCGAGCACGGGTGGCTGGCGAAGATCGCGAACGGGGCGCTCGTCCTGCACGCGGGCGGCAAGAGCTTCTCCGGCAACCGCACCGCCCTGCGTGCCGCGCACCAGCGTGAGTTGGAACGGCGGTACCCGTTCCTGCCGGACGCGGTGGCCGCGTACCAGCGTCACGGGATGACCGCGACCGAGCGGTTCGCCGACGCACTCGTGCCGAGCGGGTCGGCCCCGCGTCTCGCGGTGGACCTCCGGCACGTCGCCGACCCGGGTGCCCTGGTCGCCGAGGTCGACGCGGCCTTCGCGGACGGCTTCGCCGTGGAGGCCCGGCTCCCCGCCGGTACGTCGGCTCCGGCCACGTGGACCGTCGCGACCGAGGAGGCCTCGCCCGACGACCTGGTGACCGTCGCCGTGCTCGTGGACCCGACGCCCGCCGAGGTCGTCGTGGCGAACCGACGCGCCCTGCACCTGGTCGTCGTGCGGTCCGCTCCCCCGGCGGTGCCCTGGTCCTCGCGGGCCCACCGGACCGGAGCCGACACCGTCGCGGCCGTCGTCGACCGCTTCGCCGAGGTCGTCGCGCCCGGCGGGCTCGCCGCGGCGCGAGCAGGTGTCGATGCCCGGGTCGCCGCACCGCTGGCGGACCGGTCGGCAGCGCTCGAGGAACGGTGGGCGACCCTGCTGCCCCTCGACGTCACCGCGGCCGACGTCGCTGCGGACCGCGCCTCCGATGAGGTCGCACGCCTGCGCCGTGAACTCGACGAGCTGCGCGGCAGCCGGTCGTTCCGCACCGGTCAGGCGATCGCCAAGGTCGCCGCGCGTCTGCCGGGTCGCCGCTGA
- the hisD gene encoding histidinol dehydrogenase, with amino-acid sequence MMQRIDLRGGLPGRAELLRLMPRAEGDVGHAVDAARVLVDDVRDRGAEALREQAERFDGGAPEHVRVPAAEIDAAVAGLTPELRAALDEAIRRVRAASAAQVPSPSVTTLADGAEVHQRWQPMRRVGLYVPGGKAVYPSSVVMNVVPAQVAGVGSIALVSPPQRDHGGAVHPTILAAAGLLGVQEVYAMGGAGAVGALAHGVAEIGLEPVDLVTGPGNNYVAAAKRLVRGIVGIDSEAGASEILVIADDTADAGNVAADLISQAEHDEQAGSVLVTTSEAFADAVEAAIPERTAVLGTAARLQTALDGPQSAIVLVDSLTDAATVSNAYGPEHLEIQTVDDDAVLADIDAAGAVFVGPSTPVSLGDYLAGSNHVLPTGGQARFGSGLSASTFLRPQQVIRYTAAALAEVAPHIVALSTEEQLPAHGAAVSERTNR; translated from the coding sequence ATGATGCAGCGAATCGACCTCCGTGGCGGGCTCCCCGGCCGCGCCGAACTCCTCCGACTCATGCCGCGTGCCGAGGGCGACGTCGGGCATGCGGTGGACGCCGCACGGGTACTCGTCGACGACGTCCGCGACCGTGGGGCCGAGGCGCTCCGCGAGCAGGCCGAACGGTTCGACGGGGGAGCGCCGGAGCACGTCCGGGTGCCCGCTGCCGAGATCGACGCCGCGGTCGCCGGTCTCACCCCCGAACTCCGCGCCGCGCTCGACGAGGCGATCCGCCGCGTCCGCGCCGCGAGCGCCGCGCAGGTGCCGTCGCCGTCCGTGACCACGCTCGCCGACGGCGCCGAGGTCCACCAGCGGTGGCAGCCGATGCGCCGTGTCGGGCTCTACGTCCCCGGCGGCAAGGCCGTCTACCCGTCGAGCGTCGTCATGAACGTCGTCCCCGCGCAGGTCGCCGGCGTCGGGTCGATCGCCCTCGTGTCCCCGCCGCAGCGCGACCACGGCGGCGCGGTGCACCCGACGATCCTCGCCGCGGCCGGGCTCCTCGGCGTCCAGGAGGTCTACGCGATGGGCGGTGCCGGCGCGGTCGGTGCCCTGGCCCACGGCGTGGCGGAGATCGGCCTCGAGCCCGTCGACCTGGTCACCGGTCCGGGCAACAACTACGTCGCCGCCGCCAAGCGCCTGGTGCGCGGCATCGTCGGCATCGACTCCGAAGCGGGTGCCTCGGAGATCCTCGTGATCGCCGACGACACCGCCGACGCCGGCAACGTCGCGGCCGACCTCATCAGCCAGGCCGAGCACGACGAGCAGGCCGGCAGTGTCCTCGTCACCACGTCCGAGGCGTTCGCCGATGCGGTCGAGGCGGCGATCCCGGAACGGACGGCGGTGCTCGGGACGGCTGCGCGCCTCCAGACCGCCCTGGACGGGCCGCAGTCCGCGATCGTCCTGGTGGACTCGCTGACCGACGCCGCGACCGTCAGCAACGCCTACGGGCCGGAGCACCTCGAGATCCAGACCGTCGACGACGACGCGGTGCTCGCCGACATCGACGCCGCGGGCGCGGTGTTCGTCGGTCCGAGCACGCCGGTCAGCCTGGGGGACTACCTCGCGGGGTCGAACCACGTCCTGCCGACCGGCGGCCAGGCACGGTTCGGGTCCGGGCTGTCCGCGTCGACGTTCCTCCGCCCGCAGCAGGTGATCCGGTACACCGCGGCCGCCCTGGCCGAGGTCGCCCCGCACATCGTCGCGCTCTCCACGGAAGAGCAGCTGCCGGCGCACGGGGCCGCCGTGTCCGAGCGCACGAACCGCTAG
- the nrdR gene encoding transcriptional regulator NrdR, which translates to MFCPFCRHPDSRVVDSRTSDDGTSIRRRRQCPNCGRRFSTTETASLNVVKRNGVLEPFSREKIISGVRKACQGRPVTDSDLAVLAQRVEEIVRSSGASQIEANDIGLAILSPLRELDEVAYLRYASVYQAFDSLEDFEDAIGQLRIDHHGVAGADRTADGAGA; encoded by the coding sequence ATGTTCTGCCCTTTCTGCCGCCACCCGGACTCCCGTGTCGTCGACTCCCGGACGAGCGACGACGGAACCTCCATCCGCCGACGCCGCCAGTGCCCGAACTGTGGACGGCGGTTCTCGACGACCGAGACGGCGTCGTTGAACGTGGTCAAGCGCAACGGCGTCCTCGAGCCGTTCAGCCGAGAGAAGATCATCTCCGGCGTGCGGAAGGCCTGCCAGGGCCGGCCCGTCACCGACTCGGACCTGGCGGTGCTCGCGCAGCGGGTCGAGGAGATCGTCCGGTCCTCCGGCGCGAGCCAGATCGAGGCGAACGACATCGGCCTGGCGATCCTCAGCCCGCTCCGCGAACTCGACGAGGTCGCCTACCTGCGGTACGCCAGCGTCTACCAGGCCTTCGACTCGCTCGAGGACTTCGAGGACGCCATCGGCCAGCTCCGCATCGACCACCACGGGGTCGCCGGCGCCGACCGGACCGCGGACGGCGCGGGCGCGTGA